TTCTAGACTCCTAGACAATGTCGTGAATGACTGAAGCGGCGATCGGGATGCCGGTCGCCGCTTTTCGTTGTTCTTGGTCGAACAACTTACGGGGTTCGATCAAATACATCGGCGCGCCGTGGGATTGGCTAGAATTTCAGTCCGACCTCCAAGCACGAAGCGTTGACAAAGGAAAAGAGCATGATGTTGAGATCATTTGCAAAATTCGGATTACTCTTGCTGGCCGTTGCCACAATGCCTGCACATGCCAACCCACAATTGGCCTACATCGAAGGCGCGCGCGCCAACATGGAAGTCTTGCGCACCGAGCGGATTCGCAGCGAGCAATTCAATTACGACCATGCCGTAACAATCGCATTGCCTGCCAGTTACACCGTGCAGCCGGAACGGACTTATCCCGTATTATGGGTATTGGACGATCCACTCATGACTCGCATGGCAATATCGACCGTCGACCTGCTGGTTGGTGGCAACATGATGCCGGAAGTTATCGTGATCGGGGTAGGAAGCCCGAGCGAGGAAGGGTTGGCTGGCGTCGGCAAGCGAATAGTGGAGTTTTCGCCTCCAGGAGACGGCTTCGCGCCATCCGGGCTCGCAGCGGAAGAAATGGCGAAGGTTGCGCCCTTTCCGCCTTATCCGCATCGAGCAGATGATTTTCTCGCCTTCCTGATCGACGACCTGCGGCCGAGGCTGGCCGACCGCTATCGCTTTTCAGGTGAGCATATCCTGCACGGACATTCATTGGGGGGAATGTTGGGTGGCTACGCCCTGTTCACCCGCCCGGACGCGTTCAACAAGATGATTTTGGGCAGCCCAGCGATGGCCAATGTCGATGATGCCGTTTTCAAAGCGGAAGAGGCTTTTGCAAGGGGCGATTCTACGACACTTCCGGTTTCGATCTACGTTGGAGCGGGCGGCGCCGAGGGGAATGAGTGGTTTCTGTCGGCAAGCAATATCCTTTCGGGAACAGCGCGGTTTGTGGACCGCTTACAACTGCGGGGATATGACGGCCTGGAAATCCAGAGCGAGTTCTACACTGGGGAGGATCATTACTCGGTCGCGCCGCGTGTGCTATTGGATGGATTACGGCACTTATATCGTAAAGAGGCTGCCGAAATTGGATCCTCTTGGCCGCAACGACCAGAATAGGATTGTATGGGTATTATCGAAATTCTCGGGATTGCGGGCAGTGTAAGCCTGCTTGCGGGTTGGCGGCTGTATTTGTGCGTGTTCGCCACCGGACTGGCGATGCGATTTGATGCCATTCCTGTTCCCGAACATCTCGCCAGTCTGGCAGTGCTCGAAAACCCGTGGGTGATGGGCATTGCGGCGATTGGCGCGCTGGCAGAGTTCTTTGCCGACAAGGTGATGTGGCTCGACAGTATCTGGGACACGGTCCACACGCTGCTGCGTCCCGTAGGCGGCGCGCTGCTTGCGCTTGCGATTGTCGACCCTTCGGACCCCGCGATGCAGGTCATCGCGTTCCTGCTCGGCGGCGGGGCCTCGCTGGCGGCACATGGCGGCAAGGCCGGCGCGCGGGCGGTGGTGAATACCAGCCCTGAGCCTGTGACCAATGTGGCTGTGTCGACTGCCGAGGATGTGGCGACAGCAGGCATGCTTTATGCTGTTTATGAATATCCGTATTGGGCAGGCGGCATCGCGCTGGTTCTGCTGGCGCTGACTGTGTGGCTGCTGATGCTCGCGCGGCGGATCATCAAACAGATTTTCAGCTTCGGCAAAACGCCGAAAGAGCTGCCGCCGGAATAGTCGCTAGCCATGCTCGGCGATGAATTCTTCAACCGTCGGAGCAACTTTGTCGCGCCATTTGCTGCCGTTGAAGATGCCGTAATGCCCCGCGCCTTCGGCC
This genomic window from Pontixanthobacter aestiaquae contains:
- a CDS encoding DUF4126 domain-containing protein: MGIIEILGIAGSVSLLAGWRLYLCVFATGLAMRFDAIPVPEHLASLAVLENPWVMGIAAIGALAEFFADKVMWLDSIWDTVHTLLRPVGGALLALAIVDPSDPAMQVIAFLLGGGASLAAHGGKAGARAVVNTSPEPVTNVAVSTAEDVATAGMLYAVYEYPYWAGGIALVLLALTVWLLMLARRIIKQIFSFGKTPKELPPE
- a CDS encoding alpha/beta hydrolase → MMLRSFAKFGLLLLAVATMPAHANPQLAYIEGARANMEVLRTERIRSEQFNYDHAVTIALPASYTVQPERTYPVLWVLDDPLMTRMAISTVDLLVGGNMMPEVIVIGVGSPSEEGLAGVGKRIVEFSPPGDGFAPSGLAAEEMAKVAPFPPYPHRADDFLAFLIDDLRPRLADRYRFSGEHILHGHSLGGMLGGYALFTRPDAFNKMILGSPAMANVDDAVFKAEEAFARGDSTTLPVSIYVGAGGAEGNEWFLSASNILSGTARFVDRLQLRGYDGLEIQSEFYTGEDHYSVAPRVLLDGLRHLYRKEAAEIGSSWPQRPE